In Helianthus annuus cultivar XRQ/B chromosome 9, HanXRQr2.0-SUNRISE, whole genome shotgun sequence, the following are encoded in one genomic region:
- the LOC110884766 gene encoding adenine/guanine permease AZG1 isoform X1 codes for METGGPPEPKPSPLTRLNTFVAKTRVGKRFKLTERNTTFTTELRAGTATFLTMAYILAVNASILSDSGGPCSVANCIPLCSDASVSVANCTGPTQRVIQPDESCKFAPVNPGYTECLTTIRKDLIVATVASSLIGCVIMGVFANLPLALAPGMGANAYFAYTVVGFHGSGNISYENALAAVFIEGLIFLLISAVGLRAQLAKLIPKPVRISSSAGIGLFLAFIGLQNNQGIGLIGFSSSTLITIGACPASSRVSVAPVVTFPNGTVALLPGGSVSGDIMCLHNRMESPTFWLGVVGFVIIAYCLIKNVKGAMIYGIVFVTAVSWFRNTDVTAFPKTPQGDSAYEYFKKVVDIHTIQSTAGALSFSNINKGYFWEALVTFLYVDILDTTGTLYSMARFAGFANSNGEFEGQYFAFMSDASSIVIGSLLGTSPVTTFIESSTGIREGGRTGMTALTVAGYFMLAFFFTPLLASIPAWAVGPPLILVGVLMMRSVVEIDWDDMRQAVPAFITLLLMPLTYSIAYGLIGGIGTYIVLNFYDWVQGVLCKYGIVKGGRSNDTVVINGSAGGDGVVVGNGVNGSDKSVEV; via the coding sequence ATGGAAACCGGCGGCCCACCAGAGCCAAAACCGTCACCGTTAACCCGACTCAACACGTTCGTCGCTAAAACCCGAGTCGGAAAACGATTCAAACTCACCGAACGTAACACCACCTTCACTACCGAGCTCCGCGCGGGCACCGCCACGTTCCTCACCATGGCCTACATCCTCGCCGTCAACGCCAGCATCCTCTCCGACTCCGGTGGCCCATGCTCCGTCGCTAACTGCATCCCACTCTGCTCCGATGCATCCGTTTCCGTCGCTAATTGCACCGGTCCAACTCAGCGAGTTATCCAACCCGACGAGTCATGCAAATTCGCCCCGGTTAACCCGGGGTACACCGAGTGTTTAACAACTATTAGAAAAGATCTTATTGTCGCCACCGTAGCATCTTCGCTTATTGGTTGTGTGATCATGGGCGTTTTCGCCAATTTACCATTGGCGTTGGCGCCTGGAATGGGCGCCAACGCCTACTTCGCGTACACCGTGGTCGGCTTCCACGGCTCGGGTAACATATCTTACGAAAATGCCCTCGCTGCGGTTTTCATCGAAGggttaatatttttattaatctCCGCCGTCGGCTTACGAGCTCAGCTAGCCAAACTAATCCCAAAGCCGGTCCGAATATCCTCCTCAGCCGGTATCGGCTTATTTCTCGCCTTCATCGGGTTACAAAACAACCAAGGAATCGGGTTAATCGGGTTCAGCAGTTCCACTTTAATAACCATCGGCGCGTGTCCAGCCTCGTCCAGAGTGTCAGTCGCGCCGGTGGTTACTTTCCCGAACGGAACCGTCGCACTCCTCCCTGGCGGTTCCGTTTCGGGAGATATCATGTGTTTACATAACCGAATGGAGAGCCCGACTTTCTGGCTCGGCGTGGTCGGGTTTGTGATTATCGCGTATTGTTTGATTAAAAATGTAAAAGGCGCGATGATATACGGCATTGTGTTTGTTACGGCCGTATCATGGTTCCGTAATACGGACGTAACGGCATTTCCGAAAACTCCACAAGGAGACTCCGCGTACGAATATTTTAAAAAAGTTGTTGATATTCATACAATTCAGTCAACCGCGGGGGCATTAAGTTTCTCCAATATCAACAAAGGGTATTTTTGGGAAGCGTtagtaacttttttatacgtagATATTCTTGACACGACTGGAACACTATATTCAATGGCAAGGTTTGCGGGATTCGCGAACTCTAACGGTGAGTTTGAGGGTCAGTATTTTGCTTTCATGTCTGACGCGTCATCGATTGTGATCGGGTCATTGCTCGGGACGTCACCCGTGACGACGTTTATCGAGTCGTCTACAGGGATTAGGGAAGGTGGGAGGACGGGTATGACGGCGTTAACCGTGGCGGGGTATTTTATGCTAGCGTTCTTTTTCACGCCGTTACTGGCGTCGATACCCGCGTGGGCGGTGGGGCCGCCGTTGATATTAGTAGGAGTTTTGATGATGAGATCGGTTGTGGAAATTGATTGGGATGATATGAGGCAAGCGGTACCGGCGTTTATAACGCTGTTATTGATGCCGTTAACGTATTCGATTGCGTATGGGTTGATTGGTGGGATTGGGACGTATATTGTGTTGAATTTTTATGATTGGGTTCAGGGGGTGTTATGTAAATATGGGATTGTTAAGGGGGGTAGGAGTAATGATACTGTTGTTATTAATGGTAGTGCAGGGGGTGATGGGGTAGTTGTAGGGAATGGTGTGAATGGAAGTGATAAAAGTGTTGAAGTTTAg
- the LOC110884766 gene encoding adenine/guanine permease AZG1 isoform X2 gives METGGPPEPKPSPLTRLNTFVAKTRVGKRFKLTERNTTFTTELRAGTATFLTMAYILAVNASILSDSGGPCSVANCIPLCSDASVSVANCTGPTQRVIQPDESCKFAPVNPGYTECLTTIRKDLIVATVASSLIGCVIMGVFANAYFAYTVVGFHGSGNISYENALAAVFIEGLIFLLISAVGLRAQLAKLIPKPVRISSSAGIGLFLAFIGLQNNQGIGLIGFSSSTLITIGACPASSRVSVAPVVTFPNGTVALLPGGSVSGDIMCLHNRMESPTFWLGVVGFVIIAYCLIKNVKGAMIYGIVFVTAVSWFRNTDVTAFPKTPQGDSAYEYFKKVVDIHTIQSTAGALSFSNINKGYFWEALVTFLYVDILDTTGTLYSMARFAGFANSNGEFEGQYFAFMSDASSIVIGSLLGTSPVTTFIESSTGIREGGRTGMTALTVAGYFMLAFFFTPLLASIPAWAVGPPLILVGVLMMRSVVEIDWDDMRQAVPAFITLLLMPLTYSIAYGLIGGIGTYIVLNFYDWVQGVLCKYGIVKGGRSNDTVVINGSAGGDGVVVGNGVNGSDKSVEV, from the exons ATGGAAACCGGCGGCCCACCAGAGCCAAAACCGTCACCGTTAACCCGACTCAACACGTTCGTCGCTAAAACCCGAGTCGGAAAACGATTCAAACTCACCGAACGTAACACCACCTTCACTACCGAGCTCCGCGCGGGCACCGCCACGTTCCTCACCATGGCCTACATCCTCGCCGTCAACGCCAGCATCCTCTCCGACTCCGGTGGCCCATGCTCCGTCGCTAACTGCATCCCACTCTGCTCCGATGCATCCGTTTCCGTCGCTAATTGCACCGGTCCAACTCAGCGAGTTATCCAACCCGACGAGTCATGCAAATTCGCCCCGGTTAACCCGGGGTACACCGAGTGTTTAACAACTATTAGAAAAGATCTTATTGTCGCCACCGTAGCATCTTCGCTTATTGGTTGTGTGATCATGGGCGTTTT CGCCAACGCCTACTTCGCGTACACCGTGGTCGGCTTCCACGGCTCGGGTAACATATCTTACGAAAATGCCCTCGCTGCGGTTTTCATCGAAGggttaatatttttattaatctCCGCCGTCGGCTTACGAGCTCAGCTAGCCAAACTAATCCCAAAGCCGGTCCGAATATCCTCCTCAGCCGGTATCGGCTTATTTCTCGCCTTCATCGGGTTACAAAACAACCAAGGAATCGGGTTAATCGGGTTCAGCAGTTCCACTTTAATAACCATCGGCGCGTGTCCAGCCTCGTCCAGAGTGTCAGTCGCGCCGGTGGTTACTTTCCCGAACGGAACCGTCGCACTCCTCCCTGGCGGTTCCGTTTCGGGAGATATCATGTGTTTACATAACCGAATGGAGAGCCCGACTTTCTGGCTCGGCGTGGTCGGGTTTGTGATTATCGCGTATTGTTTGATTAAAAATGTAAAAGGCGCGATGATATACGGCATTGTGTTTGTTACGGCCGTATCATGGTTCCGTAATACGGACGTAACGGCATTTCCGAAAACTCCACAAGGAGACTCCGCGTACGAATATTTTAAAAAAGTTGTTGATATTCATACAATTCAGTCAACCGCGGGGGCATTAAGTTTCTCCAATATCAACAAAGGGTATTTTTGGGAAGCGTtagtaacttttttatacgtagATATTCTTGACACGACTGGAACACTATATTCAATGGCAAGGTTTGCGGGATTCGCGAACTCTAACGGTGAGTTTGAGGGTCAGTATTTTGCTTTCATGTCTGACGCGTCATCGATTGTGATCGGGTCATTGCTCGGGACGTCACCCGTGACGACGTTTATCGAGTCGTCTACAGGGATTAGGGAAGGTGGGAGGACGGGTATGACGGCGTTAACCGTGGCGGGGTATTTTATGCTAGCGTTCTTTTTCACGCCGTTACTGGCGTCGATACCCGCGTGGGCGGTGGGGCCGCCGTTGATATTAGTAGGAGTTTTGATGATGAGATCGGTTGTGGAAATTGATTGGGATGATATGAGGCAAGCGGTACCGGCGTTTATAACGCTGTTATTGATGCCGTTAACGTATTCGATTGCGTATGGGTTGATTGGTGGGATTGGGACGTATATTGTGTTGAATTTTTATGATTGGGTTCAGGGGGTGTTATGTAAATATGGGATTGTTAAGGGGGGTAGGAGTAATGATACTGTTGTTATTAATGGTAGTGCAGGGGGTGATGGGGTAGTTGTAGGGAATGGTGTGAATGGAAGTGATAAAAGTGTTGAAGTTTAg